The following is a genomic window from Elaeis guineensis isolate ETL-2024a chromosome 10, EG11, whole genome shotgun sequence.
attattattttttccAAATGTACAATAAACAAttattatttatttcaaaattaaatcttacaTGCAAAATATACTCAACCAGTTCGAACTCGAATTCACCGGGTTGGATTTGTGTAACTTGACTCGATCCAGCCTAATGATCTGTGGATCTAAAAGCTTTTCATGGAGCCCAGGCCTAACCCAGTTGGTCAATGGATTGGCTCTGCGTCTAAAGTTCTCACTCAAATGATAAACAAATTGGGCCCAGTTATGCTGGACTTGATCTGACTTGCCCTAGTAGTAGACCTCCTTTTGATTATAGTCTACTTGAGGGATTTCATCTGACCTGaagtgactttttttttttttttttttggcaacttgccagaaagaaaaatagaggatGATAGATTGAACAAACTGGAACAGAAATCAAAACACAACGAAGAAGAAAACAAAGCATGGCGCAAAAACTGTCGCTGGCAATCAATGCCCATGGAATCCAAAAGATGCGGTCAACCTTGAAATAGTCAAAGAACGAGATAAGCTTAAAGACGTCATGGAGCAATGGAATATTACATTTGGATTGATGTTgccatttttttttggattgatgTCGCCATGGACCGTTGCAGAATCTCCTTCAAGGAACACCACCCACATATCTACAGGCGTGTTTTGGGAATAGGAATTGTTGTGTCTTCGGATGTGTTCGACACAGAATGAGAATTAAAAGTGTAATAGAATCTGAATTTAAGGAATTGGATGTTGTGAGATTGGGTCATTCTTAGAGTAGAAATGAAACTCTTTCCAACCAAATAGCTGAACAGAGATCATTCATTTACGTTCTTATTCAAAAATCCagtattttcaaatcaaaaatatgTGGGAAGTAAATGTTGCAACAATGAGACCTTTCCAAAGGTATATCTTGCATTTTTCACCCAAAAGTCTATAATAGCTTCACTGTTTTATGGAAAACCTAAAATTTCTGGTCATCCTTTGGCCTCTTGCCCGTGATTCCTGTTCTGTGCTCCTGTTGGTCAGATTTGAAATCACTCACGAGATCCAATAGAGGTCCAGTTTATGATACCCCGGGGAATAACCTATCTAGTTTTTATCAGCTCTTCATCACCACTCATGTTCATCTGATTTTAGTCCAATCTTATGATGCAAATATATAATCTTTAACTTATATTGGACCGAGGTGTAGTATAACAACTTGTCATCATTAGGAATAAGATAAGGCAGGAAAGCTGACTGGCTTTTTGTAAGAGGACAAAGAAGCCAGTCCTCATGGCCGTGATGGTTCATGTGGTGGCTGCAACACTTCCACGTGAGGTGTGGAGGCAATCTTGATCAAAATATTGGGAAAGAAAATTCttaatgatgagatcatattggcCCTCAAATTCTTCAAGTCAATGGCTTCATTGAGACATCTTATAAATGTAGAGGTTAAGGTAGCTTAACTTCTGGCAATGAGAATCTTCTTTGAAATGCTGAGTAGTCTTAATGAAAAAGATTGCCCAATTAATCTAATGACTTCGTTTTTTATTTTTCCATTGTCTAGCGCCTTTGTATGATGCCAGTTCAAAAGGAGCAATAGAAAAGCTGGACgaatgctaataatttttttggatagaGTTTCTAAGTTAACCGAGGATTAAAGAGCTTGGGACTTTAATTAATCTTGAAAATGATCCAAACCATTGGAATCATTTATTCCAATCAAATAGGTAGAAGAAACCATGTGGAAAAAGGAAACAAAATACAGTAACCAAAGTATATGACTCATTTCTCCCtccccacttttttttttctcacaccattcTCCCTTCCTCTTGAACTTGTAGGAGAAATGGcctggatttcatggcttccttccatgctcctcctcttctccacatttgCCACCACCACAGTATTCTCCCTACCAACCTTCTTTCAAAGAGCACCCCTACAATCTCTAGCTCAGAGAGCTCACACAGTGAAAGACCCCAAACTCCCTTTCACCACCCACTTCTTTCCTCAACAGCTAGACCACTTCACCTTCCAGCCAAAGGCATACAAAGTCTTCTACCAGAAGTACCTCATGAACTCCACCTACTGGGATCAAGGCCCTAACCACACCGCCCCTATCTTTGTCTACACTGGGAATGAAGGCAATATTGAATGGTTTGCAGAGAACACCGGATTCATGCTTGATATCGCACCCAAGTTTAATGCACTGCTTGTCTTCATTGAGGTACACTAAATCACCAAAGAGCTTATTTTCTATAGCCATGCACCAATTTGGTGATCATGAGAATCCATCTCTGCTTTGTGTTTTCTTTTAGCATAGGTTTTATGGGGAGTCGATGCCATTTGGGAAGGAATCCTATAAATCTGCATCGACACTGGGATATCTAACTTCGACACAAGCACTGGCAGATTATGCAATACTCATTAGAAGCTTGAAGCAAAACTTATCAGCAGAGGCATCTCCAGTTGTGGTTTTTGGTGGCTCCTATGGTGGAAGTAAGTTCATTAGGCAGCACATGAGCGTTCTTTCGTTAAATTTCAGCAGAACACAAATCATAGGATTTACAGAGTGGAGAATTAGTTTTGGATCACATAATCATATTAATTTAAAGAAGAACATCATCAATTTTTTCTACTTGTTTAATATATAGCTTACACTTTGATGGGGAACAAACTTTATCTGCAAAGTTTAAACCAGAGCACTGCAGCAAAGATTCCTCACATCAAGGCTTTAGCTgtagtttctttctttctttctttctttctttttttttttttttgatacccaTATGCTTTTTCTGATTAATTTGGTTTGATCTTAGTGTTGGCAGCATGGTTCAGACTAAAATATCCCCACATAACTATTGGGGCCCTGGCATCATCTGCTCCTATCCTGGAGTTCGATTACATAACCCCATGGAGTAGCTTCTATGATGCTGTTTCCGAGGACTACAAGGTCTGACTCCAACTGCGACCCACCTTGTATTCTTCTCCATGGTTTGACTTCCATGGTGGAAGATTCCGTTTTAGTACTGTTTATATGACATTATTCTCATTGGGTATCTCATATAGGATGAAAGCATCAACTGCTTTGAGGTAATTAAAGGGAGCTGGGATGAGTTGATGGTAGTGGCAGCCCAGAAGGGAGGGATGTTGGAACTTAGCAAGACCTTCAGAGCTTGCAAGTAAGAATTATTTGCCAACGAGCACTAAAACACCTTTCAGAGAAACAATTTGCACCCTCCAAcgaatcacacacacacacacacacaaattacTCGATTATTTTGCAACTCTTTTGTTGGTCCTTCCAGAGGGAGTGGTCCAATAAGAAAATTATATGTTCATTGGAGGACgtttttgtctaaaatttttgTGCTCTGAATCATTTCTCCTCATATAATTTGGagccatatccatatccatgggCATGTGGCTCTTGCTTACCGGAGGCCTGACTGAGCCCTACTGGTTACTAGAGAAGCGTTGTTCGTTTTAGAAATATGCACCAACTTGCGGCCTCACCCATCAGGAGATTGCCAGGGGGGTGGGGGATGCAGCTATTTTTGAGAAATGGCTGTGCTTTGTCATGTGCTACAGGGGGGCTAGCTTGTAGTCTCAACACAAAGGGCcatcttcctcttttctcttttatCTACTCTATCCAAGTGTTCGACTCtaattttatgttttttttttttttttttatctgattgAATAAAGGCTAGGTGGTAATTACCTCCCTTATTAAAATAAGTTTATATTCTCAACCAGCCAAACTTTCTTTTAGAacatactttttttttaaaattatttgtgtattctgataattttttttttcaaactatgAAGCTTTTTAGGCCTTTCTAATACCCATAAGTATCACCAGATTAGGAAAAAAAATCAGCAATtattagtaaaaatattaataataatagcTTCGCAGGACTTGGTacccttattttattttatcttgcCCTTTCTTCACATGCATAGCATGTGCAAAGCTCTAGTCCAATATTAAATTCTTGTCGCGGTTGAGTTTGGATCTTCCCTAATTGTGCTAAGATTGGAAAATTTAGCAAGCATCACCCATTATTCATGTATTGATGGACGGAAGGTGATCATAAAAATGATACATATCCTGCCATTTTTAACTTGCCATCCATTTTTCAATGGACCACCAGCTAGTGGTTGGAGAATTAAATGATCTCTTTAGTCCAAAAAGGAACAAGAAAAGATGGGTAGACTCGGACTCATCATGAGTCCCATGTCACTAGATGATGTGGGGTAGAACCAAACAGTGATGGAACCAATTCCCCGCCAGTACTTGGATCCTGGCCGTCCATCAGTGGATCCTCGGAGAGAGGATGTCGCCTTGACTTGCGGTCGATGGCCCCCATTTTCCCTTCCACCGATTTGATTCCCCCCAccccccccaacaaaaaaaaaaaaaaaagaaagaaagggaggacCACCGGTTTGACGGTTTGGATTGCTACGTTGGTTTGATTATCTTTTGTCGTGTCATAGGTCTACTTGAGTGACGGATATCCGtctaaaatcatccaaaaatcgaGTGGGTGCTGGGTACCTCTCAAATGAGGCCCGTATTTTACTGTTCGAATGGGACTTCACCAGCACAAATGAATTGTCCACTTGCCGGACTCGTGGAAATTATATGGATTATTAGAATTATATGGACtcactagaaattttttttttttttttcctaacatATTTTATAGTTGGTGCCAATTTAGGTTACACGATCATATTCAACATCTAAATTCATTTTCCTACTCCAAGTAGCATATTTTGTGTTGTTACGGTTTGTTTTCATAATTCAACAGGATTTAGGCTCAATTTTCTGATGGACTCGATGGACTAGAAAGTCCATTTGAAAATGGCCCATATCAACGCGGATCTTGTAGGAAGAAAAAAGTGCATGCATTTTTGTCTTCTTATAGACCAACAGACCTATGAGATTTCAACAGACTTCTGGGAGACACAGGATGGGTAGACTTTGAGAACGATGTGTTCAAATTGTCGATTAATCTTCCTCCCTCACTTTGAAGTTGGGTATAAGCCTTGCCCTGGTCGCAACACTGTCGTCTATTGGCTCATGGCTTAATTGGATGACGTGAACTGCTCGAAACATTTGAAAGTTGATAATTTTTAGGGGTATTTAGTTCataatcggaatcagaatgaaaAAGATAATCGGAGTAGATtgaaatgaaaatcagaatgatCATTTCTcccaaaatatttggtttgtgaTCGGAATTAAAATCGAAATGAAGATTTGAATCCCTAAGAAACAGTTAAGAttatattttaaagaaaattGACCATTTTCattgcatcatggaatcaaaattagaatgagACTCTCTTAATCAAATGATTAGAATAGAAGTCATTCATTTTTATTCTCAATTTTCGATTTCAAGTCTTCCCAACCTAGCACCACATTAGTTGATTTCGTCTAGTAATGTATCTAAAGTTTGTTATAATCAATGGTCTCTCGCAGCTGCCCAGACATGGACCAGCCACTGAACTGACCCTAGATCAACCATAGATGGACCCATTAACTCATGACATCATCAACATGGATTTAAATTGCTACGTTGGTATAGTTATCTTTCATCGTGTCATGGGTCCAGTTGAGTGAGGGATATCCGTCTAAAGTCATCCAAATATCGAGTGGGTGCAGGATACCTCTCAAATATGAGGCCCATATTATATTATTTGAGTAGGACCCTATCAAGATAATGCAGTCCACTTGTCGGACTCGTGGGAATCATAGGCATATTTGATTGGAGAGAATTAGACTtccaaatagaaataaaaataagtaattttcatCCGATTGAAAAGGCTTCtattttcattttaattttaaaaagaattaAAAATGTTCCAGTATCTCCAAACTCAACTACTGCTCTTTCTCCGTATTTAAATTTCATTTCTATTCTAATTATGAAACAAACATGTTAGGAGATATATAACCATtgcaatttttatttcaattcttcCTGCTTTTATTTCGTGAATCAAGCACATTTTATATGGATTATTAGCATTATATAGACTCGAGCAAATTTTTTTCTAACATAGTGTATGGTTGGTGCTAATTAAGTTACACAATCATAGTAAACATCTAAATTCATCTTCCAACTTCAAGGAGCCTTTTGTCTTATTAGGATCTGTCTGGATATTTCAACAGAATATAGGCTAAATATTGTAGTTGATTTGTAGACTTGGAAGTCTATTTGAAAATGACCTATATCAACTCGAATCccgtaggaagaaaaaaaagcccTATATagacctttttttcttcttataaacCAACAGAACCATAAAATAGATTGAAATTTCGATAAACTTGTAGAACATACAAGATGGGCAGACTTTGAGAAGGATGTGTTGAAATTGTCAATCAATTTTCCACCCTTGGTTGTTCTTTGCTTTGAGGTTAggtacaaggcttgctatggtcGCAGGTATGCAGTCTTTGGGCACATGATTACTCGGAGGAAATGAACTGCTTGAGCACTTAAAGTTGATAGTCTTAGTTGATTTCATCTGGTAAAATTTTCAAAGTGTGTTACCATCTTCTTTTCGGAATCCCTTGACActatctaatttcaattttctttGGTATTACTTCCTCTTGTTCTTCACCTTGTGCACCAATTTTCAGTGCCAAGATCAACCAAAAGGTTCAAAGCATGTATAACAATACTTGCTGGAGGTGAGGTTTAGATGCAATCAGTATGATTACGTCTAACTTTTAACCTTCATGAACTGCGTTTGTTTTGGATAAGGAAGCATCATTTTGCTACCAACCACTAGTCCAGtagtcctttttcttttttttccatggTAGACATGCATCAATAGTCTCTCTCGACTGCCCGGACACCGACCCATGTAATGAGTCACTGAATAGACCCTTGATCAACCATAAATCGACTCATTAACCAGTAACATCATTagcaaatagattaaatagatactaaaaataataatgttgaaaaataaaaatataaataaaaaaatattgattaaaaatttaattttatatatcataatacttatatcataaaaatgaaagaTTATTAATTTGCTTCACTTATTCTACAATAAATTGATATAAAAGATATATTTATTAGCACCTAATAGATATATCTTAGTagtttctcaatttttttgagaaatagagaaaatatcgAATAGATTCAACGGCatcaatcaaatattaaaaaagacttcaaatggtaggtcaatTGGGGTCCATAGCAGGTAAGTGGGTCAATAAAGGGTCACCCAATTTTTATGAATTCTGGATCTAAGGTTCACCCAAACCATATATCCCTAAGGGACATGGGTCGAGTGGGTCAACCTGGTTGACCCGACCATGTGAAAACATtggtctctttctcttctcttttccatATCCAAAAGGGCTAgttcttttaccaaaaaaaaaaaaaaaggctagttGATTACCACCTTTTATCTTATACCCCATCTTTTTTTCCAACATGATAAAGTGATACCATCAAAGCAAGAGCTTGATCATGATATGCATCAATAATCAAATCCAGCAACAACAGATTGCAAAGATTGTAGCATGCATGGCTGCTCCCTAGGTTACATGTAACCCGTTTTGATTTGCTTGATCAGCAATACACGCACCCTAATATAGAAAGGATAATTCTttgaaaaattataacttttttgGTAAATGATTGAATATTCTCGGCCCACTACAAAAGGTAGACACCCATTGCtgctaatatttttatcttttatcgcAGTCATTTCTCACTAATACTGAATAATTAGAACCTGTTAAAAATGATGCCTTTCCACAATGCAGGAGTCTTCAATCTGTATATTCTGTTCGTGATTGGTTATGGACAGCATTTGTATATACAGCAATGGTTGATTATCCAACCGCATCCAATTTTTTGATGCCTTTACCTGCTTATCCCATTAAAGAGGTAATCTCTCCCTTCATATTATCCAACcgaatccaattttttttttatagcaaaaaaaaaaaaaaaaagagaggtaaTCTCTCCCTTCATATTATCCAACcgaatccattttttttttatagcaaaaaaaaaaaaaaaaggtaatctCTCCCTTCATGTTCTCTTGTGACAATAGTTGATGAGACATACTAAAATAACAAAGAAATAACATGAAAAAGTTACATGGATGATTTGTAACTGTACTACTGGTTAACTATCAGGAACCTATACCCTCAACTTTTAGAGAGGATTCAAGTATTACAGTTACACATCAACTATGCAAACTTTTCCCTTTGTGTgagataattcatattttttttttggggaaaCATGGAAAGATGTTAATTCTTGTTAATTAACTAATATATCCTTATTCCATAAAAAAATGATTTCATGCATATTAGCCTACATAAGATATCAGGTGGAAATTCACATCTTACATATTTGAGGGATAAAAGATATTGGTGTATTTCTTATGGAATATCGAGTCGTGGAGGAACATCTCCCTTTAAGTTCGCCGTATGCATTTAATTTATATTCTTTCTGTGAAAACCACTAGTGAAAATGTGTTTAGTCCCATACTGACTATGTACTAGATAGATCTTAAATATCTATAtaagatcaaaaattcaaacaatATCTTTTAACTGatctttttgagtgtgatcctaaaTTATTACTCCTATGCTTGATAGTAgagtaaataaatttataaaagttTTCTAAGCAAATGACTCACTCTAAACTTATAGATACAACATGAAAGCTTCAAAATtcctttaaattaattaataattgataatttttctTCTAGCATAGAAACATATATTATCATGTGGACTTTGGAAGGCCACACTGCTCAAGTAATATAACTCTTGGTTTCTGTTAGGTAGAAAGCCGAATTTCATTTGGCAAACTGTGAGGGTTTCATATGATCTCTTTTTGGATTGAAAAGTTTCATGTGAGTACTCCGTGCCTTTTTCTTTCTCATGA
Proteins encoded in this region:
- the LOC105052949 gene encoding uncharacterized protein isoform X2 → MKAILNGLQRTPDSCLISHPSLMHCLSSLRFYGESMPFGKESYKSASTLGYLTSTQALADYAILIRSLKQNLSAEASPVVVFGGSYGGMLAAWFRLKYPHITIGALASSAPILEFDYITPWSSFYDAVSEDYKDESINCFEVIKGSWDELMVVAAQKGGMLELSKTFRACKSLQSVYSVRDWLWTAFVYTAMVDYPTASNFLMPLPAYPIKEMCRIIDGFPQGASKLTKVFSAASLYYNYSGDQSCFDIENGTDPHGLHGWDWQACTEMVMPMICSNESMFPSSSYDYDEFGDECMAKYGVRPRPHWITTEYGGNRIDAVLKRFGSNIIFSNGMRDPWSRGGVLRNISSSIIALVTEKGAHHLDLRYATKDDPKWLLEQRKQEIDIIQSWLDQYHIDFKE
- the LOC105052949 gene encoding uncharacterized protein isoform X1: MTHFSLPTFFFLTPFSLPLELVGEMAWISWLPSMLLLFSTFATTTVFSLPTFFQRAPLQSLAQRAHTVKDPKLPFTTHFFPQQLDHFTFQPKAYKVFYQKYLMNSTYWDQGPNHTAPIFVYTGNEGNIEWFAENTGFMLDIAPKFNALLVFIEHRFYGESMPFGKESYKSASTLGYLTSTQALADYAILIRSLKQNLSAEASPVVVFGGSYGGMLAAWFRLKYPHITIGALASSAPILEFDYITPWSSFYDAVSEDYKDESINCFEVIKGSWDELMVVAAQKGGMLELSKTFRACKSLQSVYSVRDWLWTAFVYTAMVDYPTASNFLMPLPAYPIKEMCRIIDGFPQGASKLTKVFSAASLYYNYSGDQSCFDIENGTDPHGLHGWDWQACTEMVMPMICSNESMFPSSSYDYDEFGDECMAKYGVRPRPHWITTEYGGNRIDAVLKRFGSNIIFSNGMRDPWSRGGVLRNISSSIIALVTEKGAHHLDLRYATKDDPKWLLEQRKQEIDIIQSWLDQYHIDFKE